One segment of Thermincola ferriacetica DNA contains the following:
- a CDS encoding class I SAM-dependent methyltransferase, whose product MTKGKEYFDNIAVSWDEKFKPDVNKIEKILDIANIPDGSTVLDVGTGTGVLVPFLNVAGCRIDAVDISEKMLEVARAKFPGMANFIVADMQSADLQKKYDVVICHNVYPHFSDKELTLRNIFKHLLTGGRLLIAHSASRKEVNSRHQANREVKDDVLPPVTELAGLAERSGYKTIYTEDAEVYVYMGGKE is encoded by the coding sequence ATGACAAAAGGAAAAGAGTATTTCGATAATATTGCGGTGTCCTGGGATGAAAAATTTAAGCCGGATGTGAATAAAATTGAGAAAATCCTAGATATAGCTAATATTCCTGATGGTTCTACTGTCCTCGATGTGGGAACAGGCACCGGAGTATTGGTTCCATTTCTGAATGTGGCTGGATGCCGGATAGATGCCGTCGATATTTCTGAAAAAATGCTTGAGGTTGCCCGGGCCAAATTTCCCGGTATGGCTAACTTTATTGTTGCCGACATGCAAAGTGCGGACCTACAAAAGAAATATGATGTTGTGATATGCCATAATGTCTATCCACATTTTAGCGATAAAGAACTTACCCTGAGGAATATATTTAAACATTTATTGACCGGCGGCAGGCTTTTAATTGCCCATTCCGCCAGCAGGAAGGAAGTTAACAGCCGTCACCAAGCTAACCGGGAGGTAAAGGATGATGTTTTGCCTCCTGTAACAGAACTTGCCGGGTTGGCGGAAAGATCCGGATATAAAACCATTTATACCGAAGACGCAGAAGTTTATGTTTATATGGGAGGCAAGGAGTAA
- a CDS encoding FmdE family protein, with protein sequence MCRELTPWEKCVEFHGHICPGLALGFKAAVIALNELGVARAADEELVTIVENDACGVDAIQVLTGCTIGKGNLIYRDYGKQVYTFGNRKTGEAVRVSVKPDVMGRDPEHRKLMDLVMKGEATDEECDCFKEKHLERSQKILELSAEEFCKVEKVKLDFPKKARIFDTIICAECGEGAMEPRVRVKDGKMVCLECAGEEYSRGW encoded by the coding sequence ATGTGCAGAGAATTAACCCCATGGGAAAAGTGTGTGGAATTTCACGGGCATATCTGCCCCGGACTGGCGTTGGGTTTTAAGGCGGCGGTCATAGCTCTTAACGAACTTGGTGTTGCCAGGGCTGCCGATGAGGAATTGGTAACAATTGTGGAAAACGATGCCTGCGGCGTTGATGCTATCCAGGTTTTAACGGGCTGCACCATCGGCAAAGGGAACCTGATCTACCGGGATTATGGCAAACAGGTTTATACCTTTGGCAACAGGAAAACCGGCGAGGCGGTGCGGGTTTCTGTGAAACCCGATGTCATGGGACGCGACCCCGAGCACCGGAAATTGATGGACCTGGTCATGAAAGGCGAAGCAACTGATGAGGAATGTGACTGTTTTAAGGAAAAGCACCTGGAGAGGTCGCAAAAAATCCTGGAATTATCTGCTGAGGAGTTCTGCAAGGTGGAGAAGGTTAAACTCGACTTTCCCAAGAAAGCGCGCATATTTGACACAATCATTTGTGCTGAGTGTGGTGAAGGAGCCATGGAACCCCGCGTGCGGGTCAAAGACGGCAAGATGGTATGCCTGGAATGTGCGGGAGAAGAATACAGCAGAGGTTGGTAA